In Halobaculum rubrum, the following are encoded in one genomic region:
- a CDS encoding DUF7120 family protein — MPKVEITVPEHIEMQIAQMVEQGEFVNREEAIEELISTGMKAYKTSGPQDNETEPGFEDDGMMGHEDEYVF, encoded by the coding sequence ATGCCGAAAGTCGAGATCACGGTCCCGGAGCACATCGAGATGCAGATCGCCCAGATGGTCGAGCAGGGTGAGTTCGTCAATCGGGAGGAGGCGATCGAGGAGCTGATCTCAACCGGGATGAAGGCGTACAAGACGAGCGGTCCGCAGGACAACGAGACGGAACCGGGGTTCGAGGACGACGGGATGATGGGGCACGAAGACGAGTACGTGTTCTGA
- a CDS encoding DUF4112 domain-containing protein yields MAPLGVVGSDAGSDSLADRSAESLTSTPGDARRLRRARRVAHLLDDAIRLPVVRYRVGVDALAGVVPVLGDTLAALLALVVVWEAFRLDARKRTLARMLLYVGLDLLVGSVPIVGDVLDAVVKLNRRNVRLLERDLARRD; encoded by the coding sequence ATGGCGCCCCTCGGCGTCGTCGGATCGGACGCCGGATCCGACTCGCTTGCGGACCGTTCGGCCGAATCGCTGACGTCGACGCCCGGGGACGCCCGGCGACTCCGGCGGGCCAGACGCGTGGCACACCTCCTCGACGACGCGATCCGGCTCCCCGTCGTCCGCTACCGCGTCGGCGTCGACGCGCTCGCGGGCGTCGTTCCCGTCCTCGGCGACACCCTGGCGGCGCTGCTCGCGCTCGTCGTCGTCTGGGAGGCGTTCCGGCTCGATGCCCGCAAACGAACGCTCGCCCGGATGCTGCTGTACGTCGGGCTCGACCTGCTCGTGGGCTCCGTTCCGATCGTCGGCGACGTCCTCGACGCGGTGGTGAAGCTCAACCGTCGCAACGTCCGACTCCTCGAACGGGACCTGGCACGGCGTGACTGA
- a CDS encoding M24 family metallopeptidase: MSDAGEVEGVDAAVVAEKVAAAREAVAASDEADAWLSVGRETDVSPEPCFPYLLGFDVVWPTAVVVGPDSSAVVLGRHDAPTARDLGVHEVRAYDESIADPLREVLDDVGAERVALNFDRDDVVADGLSHGLFLQLREYLPEREFTSASDLIRRLRGVKSETEYERVRTAALETEELLQTATATWTPETTEAEFAEFLHERMTERGLDSAWAWDYCPTVHMGDREVGHTLPADHTVGEGELLHIDFGIRRDGYASDIQRLWVRGEASEGLREAFRDVRAAIDAGHDALEPGTVGHEVDTAAREELTSRGWPAFEHAFGHQVGRAAHDGGTLLGPEWERYGEAPRHEVRPGEVYTMELGVATEWGYVGQEEMVRVTETGTEWVVPPQTELRTL; this comes from the coding sequence ATGAGCGACGCAGGCGAGGTCGAGGGAGTCGACGCGGCGGTCGTCGCGGAGAAGGTGGCCGCCGCGCGGGAGGCGGTCGCCGCAAGTGACGAGGCGGACGCGTGGCTCTCGGTCGGCCGCGAGACGGACGTGAGCCCGGAGCCGTGCTTCCCGTATCTGCTCGGCTTCGACGTGGTGTGGCCGACGGCGGTCGTCGTCGGCCCCGACTCGTCGGCGGTCGTGCTCGGCCGCCACGACGCGCCGACCGCCCGCGATCTGGGAGTACACGAGGTCCGGGCGTACGACGAGTCGATCGCCGATCCGCTGCGGGAGGTGCTGGACGACGTGGGCGCCGAGCGCGTCGCGCTCAACTTCGACCGCGACGACGTGGTCGCCGACGGGCTCTCGCACGGCCTCTTTCTCCAGCTTCGGGAGTACCTCCCCGAGCGCGAGTTCACGAGCGCGAGCGACCTGATCCGGCGACTGCGCGGGGTGAAATCCGAGACCGAGTACGAGCGTGTCCGCACGGCCGCCCTGGAAACCGAGGAGTTGCTTCAGACCGCGACGGCGACGTGGACCCCGGAGACGACCGAGGCGGAGTTCGCCGAGTTCCTTCACGAGCGGATGACCGAGCGCGGACTGGACTCCGCGTGGGCATGGGACTACTGCCCGACGGTCCACATGGGCGATCGCGAGGTCGGCCACACGCTCCCCGCCGACCACACCGTCGGCGAGGGCGAACTGCTGCACATCGACTTCGGGATCAGACGCGACGGCTACGCCTCGGACATCCAGCGCCTGTGGGTTCGCGGCGAGGCGAGCGAGGGCCTTCGCGAGGCGTTCCGTGACGTGCGCGCGGCAATCGACGCCGGCCACGACGCGCTCGAACCGGGCACCGTCGGCCACGAGGTCGACACGGCCGCGCGCGAGGAACTCACCTCACGGGGGTGGCCGGCGTTCGAGCACGCCTTCGGCCACCAGGTCGGGCGCGCGGCCCACGACGGCGGCACCCTGCTCGGCCCCGAGTGGGAGCGATACGGCGAGGCGCCGCGCCACGAGGTGCGCCCGGGCGAGGTGTACACGATGGAGTTGGGCGTCGCGACCGAATGGGGGTACGTCGGGCAAGAGGAGATGGTTCGGGTCACCGAGACGGGCACCGAGTGGGTTGTGCCGCCGCAGACCGAACTGCGGACGCTGTGA
- a CDS encoding TIM barrel protein has product MSTQSSTHLRQAVATAEPVDAEPVTIDADGLQSTAPGDLRDLRAALADEGYVPAGLRVEAEFGADCSIETQREVDRLRSLLRAANQLGAGELVVEPGAVVDPAKVRPALDALAERADREGVSLTVEGDVSAGRTDGDGGA; this is encoded by the coding sequence ATGAGCACACAGTCGTCAACGCACCTCAGGCAGGCGGTCGCGACCGCCGAGCCGGTCGACGCCGAGCCGGTCACCATCGACGCCGACGGCTTGCAGTCGACAGCCCCCGGCGATCTCCGCGACCTCCGCGCGGCACTGGCCGACGAGGGGTACGTCCCCGCGGGCCTCCGGGTCGAGGCGGAGTTCGGCGCCGACTGCTCCATCGAGACGCAGCGCGAGGTCGACCGCCTTCGCTCGCTCCTGCGGGCCGCGAACCAACTCGGCGCCGGCGAACTCGTCGTCGAGCCCGGGGCGGTCGTCGACCCCGCGAAGGTTCGTCCGGCGCTGGACGCGCTGGCCGAGCGCGCCGACCGCGAGGGCGTCTCGCTGACCGTCGAGGGCGACGTGTCCGCCGGTCGAACCGACGGCGACGGCGGCGCCTGA
- a CDS encoding competence/damage-inducible protein A, whose translation MKVALVTVGDELLAGDTVNTNASWLAEQLTGRGVAVERVTTVPDRVDDIAGVVREYRDAYDAVLVTGGVGPTHDDVTMDGVAAAVGVDLAADDDVLTFLTEHGDYAADDLTEGTTHLPVGARPIHNEVGVAPGCEIDAVYVFPGVPTEMRAMFESVAEEFAGDEPHTAVVETPEPESRLLDRLAEVRERYDVAVGSYPGDDVRVKFTSTDEAAVADAADWFREHVESAASTPTAED comes from the coding sequence ATGAAGGTCGCACTCGTAACCGTCGGCGACGAACTGCTCGCGGGCGACACGGTGAACACCAACGCCTCGTGGCTCGCCGAGCAGTTGACGGGCCGCGGCGTCGCCGTCGAGCGCGTGACCACGGTTCCCGACCGCGTCGACGATATCGCGGGCGTGGTCCGCGAGTACCGCGACGCCTACGACGCCGTGCTCGTCACCGGCGGCGTCGGCCCCACCCACGACGACGTGACGATGGACGGTGTCGCCGCCGCGGTCGGCGTCGACCTCGCGGCGGACGACGACGTGTTGACGTTCCTCACCGAACACGGCGACTACGCGGCCGACGACCTCACCGAGGGGACCACGCACCTCCCGGTCGGCGCCCGTCCGATCCACAACGAAGTGGGCGTCGCTCCCGGGTGTGAGATCGACGCGGTGTACGTGTTCCCGGGCGTGCCGACGGAGATGCGGGCGATGTTCGAGTCCGTCGCCGAGGAGTTCGCCGGCGACGAGCCCCACACCGCGGTCGTCGAGACGCCCGAGCCGGAGTCGCGGCTGCTCGACCGACTCGCCGAGGTCCGCGAGCGCTACGACGTGGCCGTCGGCTCGTACCCGGGCGACGATGTCCGCGTGAAGTTCACGAGCACCGACGAGGCGGCCGTCGCGGACGCCGCCGACTGGTTCCGCGAGCACGTCGAGTCGGCGGCGTCGACGCCGACGGCCGAGGACTGA
- a CDS encoding METTL5 family protein, with translation MASRRGLEGELAVVAGFADPTASLEQYPTPADVAAHVVHLADLRGDVADRTVIDLGAGTGMFALGAALRGAASVVGVELDGGALAVARENERRVGARSEVHWVCADATRPPLARDRLSAERPITVIMNPPFGAQTGNDHADRAFLETVADLADVSYSVHNAGSREFVESFAADAGGEVTDAFAATLTLDRTFEHQTSESADVDAEVFRIEWDRAGDT, from the coding sequence GTGGCAAGTCGCCGCGGGCTGGAGGGCGAACTGGCCGTCGTCGCCGGCTTCGCCGACCCGACCGCCAGCCTCGAACAGTACCCCACGCCAGCGGACGTGGCCGCCCACGTCGTCCACCTCGCGGACCTCCGCGGCGATGTCGCCGACAGAACAGTCATCGACCTCGGCGCCGGCACCGGGATGTTCGCGCTCGGGGCCGCCCTCCGCGGCGCCGCGAGCGTCGTCGGCGTCGAGCTCGACGGCGGCGCGCTCGCGGTTGCCCGCGAGAACGAGCGCAGGGTCGGCGCCCGAAGCGAGGTCCACTGGGTGTGCGCGGACGCGACGCGGCCGCCGCTCGCGCGCGATCGGCTCTCCGCCGAGCGGCCGATCACCGTGATCATGAACCCGCCGTTCGGCGCGCAGACCGGGAACGACCACGCCGACCGCGCGTTTCTGGAGACGGTGGCCGACCTCGCGGACGTCTCGTACTCGGTTCACAACGCCGGCAGTCGCGAGTTCGTCGAGTCGTTCGCCGCCGACGCGGGCGGCGAGGTCACCGACGCCTTCGCCGCGACGCTCACGCTCGACCGGACGTTCGAGCATCAAACCAGCGAGTCCGCCGACGTGGACGCCGAGGTCTTCCGGATCGAGTGGGACCGCGCAGGCGACACCTGA
- the surE gene encoding 5'/3'-nucleotidase SurE — protein MSASDAPQILLTNDDGIESPGFRVLYDVLSEIGEVVAVAPADDQSAVGRTLSRRVEVHEHELGYAVAGTPADCTVAGLESLCPDADMVVSGCNKGANIGAYVLGRSGTVSAAVEAAFFGVPAVAVSLYVPGGSGDDWRRKASDPEDYREAAAATRYLVERAPDAGVFDEADYLNVNAPWGAEGRATRMEVTRPSTLYDMTAERDGDHVDLIDRTWDRMQTGDIPDPVGTDRRAVVEGRISVSPLTAPHTTRHHEALDDLADGYDPETLAHASDD, from the coding sequence ATGAGCGCCAGCGACGCCCCGCAGATCCTCTTAACGAACGACGACGGCATCGAGAGCCCCGGCTTTCGCGTCCTCTACGACGTCCTCTCGGAGATCGGCGAGGTCGTCGCGGTCGCCCCCGCGGACGACCAGTCGGCGGTCGGCCGGACGCTCTCGCGTCGCGTCGAGGTACACGAACACGAACTCGGCTACGCTGTCGCGGGCACGCCGGCCGACTGCACGGTCGCGGGGCTCGAGTCGCTGTGTCCGGATGCCGACATGGTCGTCTCCGGCTGCAACAAGGGCGCCAACATCGGCGCGTACGTCCTCGGCCGCTCGGGCACCGTCTCGGCGGCCGTCGAGGCGGCGTTCTTCGGCGTACCCGCGGTGGCCGTCTCGCTGTACGTCCCCGGCGGCAGCGGCGACGACTGGCGGCGGAAGGCCTCCGACCCCGAGGACTACCGGGAGGCGGCCGCGGCCACGCGCTACCTCGTCGAGCGCGCCCCCGACGCGGGCGTGTTCGACGAGGCGGACTACCTGAACGTGAACGCGCCGTGGGGCGCCGAGGGTCGCGCGACGCGGATGGAGGTCACGCGGCCGTCGACGCTGTACGACATGACCGCCGAGCGCGACGGCGACCACGTGGACCTGATCGACCGAACGTGGGACCGGATGCAGACGGGCGACATCCCCGACCCGGTCGGCACCGACCGTCGCGCGGTCGTCGAGGGGCGGATCTCGGTGTCGCCGCTGACGGCGCCGCATACGACGCGCCACCACGAGGCGCTCGACGACCTCGCGGACGGCTACGACCCGGAGACGCTCGCGCACGCGAGCGACGACTGA
- a CDS encoding rhomboid family intramembrane serine protease — protein sequence MNPDLALGSRAAVVLAAVLAVVATVALDRLADADRGSPVRHRLILGVPWGTLTVAALVLAVYLFVQGGWDHWYNPVVIPFRAWSYLAPLGVAVAGFAHAGPGHLLGNLLGTLAVAPLVEYAVGHFPRRRGSSSFGSLRDTPYVRAFLLFPAATVAVGLVSGAFALGPVIGFSGVVFAFVGAALVYRPLGTVVALSASGLLSTTYRALSSPVVEASGRSAYITPWWADIAIQGHALGLLVGVLAATWLAAARGDDLPRPRRLALGALLVGVEQSLWAVYWYRGGETFVLFRGIGLAAVALAAVLVAALAVDRDAPAADTVRGALRNLTPRRGSVAVLLVVLAALSGPAVAVNLVAVGDDPLPGDPVEVRGYSVTYAENVENGMVSAIDVDAFGETTGVTTSGVVVRNPDRGVWTTAVSKGRLAFAGRQRVVLGGVGWREAVTVTRRGWTTVGGDGPAYRVTLSHDDETTLAFLSNASTAEPRIAGRNVSVVPTASGFELLVRGGNESTRTTLPGENETTTANGLTFVRDGRTVFALAGDVTSNASGGNATAPTRVRVATRERYGGRNG from the coding sequence GTGAATCCCGACCTCGCGCTCGGCTCCCGCGCGGCGGTCGTCCTCGCGGCGGTCCTCGCGGTCGTCGCGACGGTCGCGCTGGACCGCCTCGCGGACGCCGACCGCGGTTCTCCCGTCCGGCACCGACTGATCCTCGGCGTGCCGTGGGGGACGCTCACGGTGGCGGCGCTGGTGCTCGCGGTGTACTTGTTCGTTCAGGGCGGCTGGGATCACTGGTACAACCCGGTCGTGATCCCGTTTCGCGCGTGGTCGTATCTCGCGCCGCTGGGCGTCGCCGTCGCCGGGTTCGCCCACGCCGGCCCCGGTCACCTCCTCGGCAACCTCCTCGGAACGCTCGCGGTCGCGCCGCTCGTCGAGTACGCCGTCGGGCATTTCCCGCGCCGGCGCGGCAGCTCCTCGTTCGGGTCGCTCCGCGACACCCCCTACGTTCGGGCGTTCCTCCTGTTCCCCGCCGCGACGGTCGCCGTCGGCCTCGTCTCGGGCGCGTTCGCGCTCGGCCCGGTGATCGGCTTTTCGGGCGTCGTCTTCGCGTTCGTCGGCGCCGCGTTGGTGTACCGCCCGCTGGGGACGGTCGTCGCGCTGTCGGCGTCCGGGCTGCTCTCGACGACGTACCGCGCGCTGTCCTCGCCGGTCGTCGAGGCCAGCGGGCGCTCGGCGTACATCACGCCGTGGTGGGCCGACATCGCGATTCAGGGGCACGCGCTGGGACTGCTCGTCGGCGTGCTCGCGGCGACGTGGCTCGCGGCCGCCCGCGGCGACGACCTCCCGCGGCCGCGACGGCTCGCGCTGGGGGCGTTGCTCGTGGGCGTCGAGCAGTCGCTGTGGGCGGTGTACTGGTACCGCGGGGGTGAGACGTTCGTCCTGTTCCGTGGAATCGGCCTCGCCGCGGTGGCGCTGGCCGCGGTGCTCGTGGCGGCGCTGGCGGTGGACCGGGACGCCCCCGCGGCCGACACCGTCCGCGGGGCGCTGCGGAACCTCACCCCGCGGCGCGGCTCGGTCGCGGTCCTGCTCGTCGTCCTCGCGGCCCTGTCGGGGCCGGCCGTGGCGGTGAACCTCGTCGCCGTCGGCGACGACCCGCTCCCCGGCGACCCGGTCGAGGTGCGCGGCTACAGCGTCACCTACGCGGAAAACGTGGAAAACGGGATGGTGTCGGCCATCGACGTGGATGCGTTCGGCGAGACGACCGGCGTCACCACCTCCGGCGTCGTCGTCCGCAACCCCGATCGCGGCGTGTGGACGACCGCCGTCTCGAAGGGACGGCTCGCGTTCGCGGGGCGCCAGCGGGTCGTCCTCGGCGGCGTCGGCTGGCGCGAGGCGGTCACCGTCACCCGACGGGGCTGGACGACCGTCGGCGGCGACGGCCCGGCCTACCGGGTGACGCTGAGCCACGACGACGAGACGACGCTCGCGTTCCTGTCGAACGCGTCGACCGCGGAGCCACGAATCGCGGGACGCAACGTCTCCGTGGTCCCGACGGCGTCCGGCTTCGAACTGCTCGTGCGGGGCGGGAACGAGAGCACGCGGACCACGCTTCCGGGCGAAAACGAGACCACGACGGCGAACGGGCTGACGTTCGTGCGCGACGGCCGGACGGTGTTCGCGCTCGCGGGCGACGTGACGAGCAACGCTTCCGGGGGCAACGCGACGGCGCCGACGCGGGTACGGGTGGCGACGAGAGAACGGTACGGCGGACGGAACGGCTGA
- a CDS encoding UPF0058 family protein has protein sequence MHKDELLELHEQMVAIMEHFSEREEVDETLFDPYHELSVDPSHVHKSKSEHKHAVFVLGNALASAMSEDEFSNAGRVGKRMKELADDAESKL, from the coding sequence ATGCACAAGGACGAACTCCTCGAACTCCACGAACAGATGGTCGCCATCATGGAGCACTTCTCCGAGCGGGAGGAGGTCGACGAGACGCTGTTCGACCCGTACCACGAGCTGAGCGTCGACCCCTCCCACGTCCACAAGTCCAAAAGCGAGCACAAACACGCCGTCTTCGTGCTCGGCAACGCGCTCGCGTCGGCGATGTCCGAGGACGAGTTCTCCAACGCCGGCCGCGTCGGCAAGCGCATGAAGGAGCTCGCGGACGACGCCGAGTCCAAGCTCTGA
- a CDS encoding isochorismate synthase, protein MNPPDGEAGAALVPDADAALVSRSCEVSDVSFGSFLAAGDRHRVHWAAPDGLEVVGGGAAARLTADGPGRFESLRRDAETLFSAVDHEGPAATRPRVFGGLSFGPDHDPEGVWEGFPAAAFTLPAVQLTRVDDGTYLTVTRYGPDVHAEGVSDALAAVRDRLADLPMMRARSEKPGVVGTEWLVDRDEWTAQVANVIDRIRAGDLRKAVLATALRVDLGEEVDIPDTLGRLRRTYPECYRFLVQPTGGKGFFGPPPERLVRREGEVVETEALAGSMPRGDTPEADAEHARALLESDKLQHEQRLVVDTICEQLDAFGTVGEGEQGVRKLTNIQHLQTPITAVLDGDTHVLELVEALHPTPAVGGLPLDAALETIRETETWDRGWYASPVGWFDAAGDGEFAVGIRSGVAGGREATLFAGNGIVGDSDPDDEWDELQPKVRPIMDELERDVDRGETSDANGEQSDP, encoded by the coding sequence ATGAACCCGCCGGACGGCGAGGCCGGCGCCGCGCTCGTGCCCGACGCGGACGCGGCGCTGGTGAGCCGGAGCTGCGAGGTGTCGGACGTCTCCTTCGGGTCGTTCCTCGCGGCCGGGGACCGCCACCGGGTCCACTGGGCCGCGCCCGACGGCCTCGAAGTGGTCGGCGGCGGCGCGGCCGCCCGCCTCACGGCCGACGGCCCCGGCCGCTTCGAGTCGCTGCGACGCGACGCCGAAACGCTGTTCTCGGCGGTCGACCACGAGGGCCCCGCCGCGACGCGGCCGCGCGTGTTCGGCGGCCTCTCGTTCGGCCCGGACCACGACCCGGAAGGCGTCTGGGAGGGCTTCCCCGCGGCCGCGTTCACCCTCCCGGCCGTCCAGCTCACCCGCGTCGACGACGGGACGTACCTCACCGTGACGCGGTACGGGCCCGACGTGCACGCCGAGGGAGTGTCTGACGCGCTTGCGGCCGTCCGCGACCGCCTCGCCGACCTGCCGATGATGCGCGCCCGCAGCGAGAAGCCGGGCGTCGTCGGCACCGAGTGGCTCGTCGACCGCGACGAGTGGACCGCACAGGTGGCGAACGTGATCGACCGCATCCGCGCCGGCGACCTCCGGAAGGCGGTGCTTGCGACGGCGCTGCGCGTCGATCTGGGCGAGGAGGTCGACATCCCCGACACGCTCGGTCGCCTGCGGCGTACCTACCCCGAGTGTTACCGGTTCCTCGTCCAGCCGACCGGCGGGAAGGGCTTCTTCGGGCCGCCGCCCGAGCGACTCGTCCGCCGCGAGGGCGAGGTCGTCGAGACGGAGGCGCTGGCGGGGTCGATGCCCCGCGGCGACACGCCCGAGGCGGACGCCGAGCACGCCCGGGCGCTGCTGGAGTCGGACAAGCTCCAACACGAGCAGCGCCTCGTCGTCGACACGATCTGCGAGCAGCTGGACGCGTTCGGCACGGTCGGGGAAGGCGAGCAGGGCGTCCGCAAGCTCACGAACATCCAGCACCTCCAGACGCCGATCACCGCCGTCCTCGACGGCGACACGCACGTGCTCGAACTCGTCGAGGCGCTGCACCCGACGCCCGCGGTGGGCGGCCTGCCGCTCGATGCGGCGCTGGAGACTATCCGCGAGACGGAGACGTGGGATCGGGGCTGGTACGCCTCGCCCGTCGGCTGGTTCGACGCCGCCGGCGACGGCGAGTTCGCGGTCGGCATCCGATCGGGCGTCGCCGGCGGCCGGGAAGCGACGCTGTTCGCGGGGAACGGCATCGTCGGCGATTCCGACCCCGACGACGAGTGGGACGAGCTCCAGCCGAAGGTGCGGCCGATCATGGACGAACTGGAGCGGGACGTCGATCGCGGGGAGACCTCGGACGCGAACGGTGAGCAAAGCGACCCGTGA
- a CDS encoding PLP-dependent cysteine synthase family protein, which yields MTTHREPLDSVLETVGETPLVRVHAAPDEVPVYAKLESFNPGASIKDRIGVHMLERMLEKGTISPGGTVIEPTAGNTGIGFAVAAGQLDVNAVFVVPERFSVEKQQLMRALGAEVVNTPSEDGMGGAIDRAHELAEELDDAVVPQQFSNPLNAEAHYATTGPEVFDALDGEVGAIVAGMGTGGTLMGMAEYARERGSAARIVGVQPEGSTYGDLFGEDAEEGEYKTEGIGTHDVRTNDLVDPEKIDDLKTISDRAVHEEMARLAREEGQLVASSAAANSLAAIEVAEAIRDGDVDTPHDTVVTVFCDSSERYLSKGVYRRFEEWTG from the coding sequence ATGACCACCCACCGCGAACCCCTCGACTCCGTGTTGGAGACGGTCGGGGAGACGCCGCTCGTGCGGGTGCACGCCGCGCCCGACGAGGTGCCGGTGTACGCCAAGCTGGAGTCGTTCAACCCCGGTGCGTCGATCAAAGACCGGATCGGCGTGCATATGCTCGAACGGATGCTGGAGAAGGGGACGATCTCGCCCGGCGGTACCGTCATCGAGCCGACGGCGGGCAACACGGGGATCGGATTCGCGGTCGCCGCCGGCCAACTGGACGTGAACGCGGTGTTCGTCGTGCCCGAGCGCTTCAGCGTCGAGAAGCAGCAGCTCATGCGCGCGCTCGGCGCGGAGGTCGTCAACACGCCATCGGAGGACGGCATGGGCGGCGCCATCGATCGCGCCCACGAGCTTGCCGAGGAACTCGACGACGCCGTCGTCCCCCAGCAGTTCTCGAACCCCCTCAACGCCGAGGCTCACTACGCGACGACCGGCCCGGAGGTGTTCGACGCGCTCGACGGCGAGGTCGGCGCGATCGTCGCCGGGATGGGCACCGGCGGGACGCTGATGGGGATGGCCGAGTACGCCCGCGAACGGGGCTCTGCGGCGCGGATCGTCGGCGTCCAGCCGGAGGGCTCGACCTACGGCGACCTGTTCGGGGAGGACGCCGAGGAGGGCGAGTACAAGACCGAGGGGATCGGCACCCACGACGTGCGCACCAACGACCTGGTCGATCCCGAGAAGATCGACGACCTGAAGACGATCTCCGACCGCGCGGTCCACGAGGAGATGGCCCGGCTGGCCCGCGAGGAGGGGCAGTTGGTCGCCTCCAGCGCGGCCGCGAACTCGCTGGCGGCGATCGAGGTCGCCGAGGCGATCCGTGACGGCGACGTGGACACGCCTCACGACACGGTGGTCACGGTGTTCTGTGACTCCAGCGAGCGCTACCTCTCGAAGGGCGTCTACCGGCGTTTCGAGGAGTGGACGGGCTGA
- a CDS encoding sulfite oxidase-like oxidoreductase: MSSEATDYTDLYEEFSDERLPPGQRKTDRFPVLSKSGTPDWHRDDWRFEVWGAVDEQLTYTYDEFRDLPAETQRQDFHCVTGWSKFDCEFVGVTFPQLAELAGVRDDAEWVMFHALDGYTTDLPLAECDREEVLFAYDYDGERLPDDHGGPLRVVTPHKYAYKGAKWVTGVEFLTEPERGYWEKRGYSDTANPWDEERYS, encoded by the coding sequence ATGAGCAGCGAGGCCACCGACTACACGGACCTCTACGAGGAGTTCTCCGACGAGCGGCTCCCGCCCGGCCAGCGGAAGACCGACCGGTTCCCGGTCCTCTCGAAGTCGGGGACGCCCGACTGGCACCGCGACGACTGGCGCTTCGAGGTGTGGGGCGCCGTCGACGAGCAGCTGACGTACACGTACGACGAGTTCCGCGATCTCCCCGCCGAGACCCAGCGGCAGGACTTCCACTGCGTCACCGGCTGGTCGAAGTTCGACTGCGAGTTCGTCGGCGTCACCTTCCCGCAGTTGGCCGAGCTCGCGGGCGTCCGCGACGACGCGGAGTGGGTCATGTTCCACGCGCTCGACGGCTACACGACGGACCTCCCGCTGGCGGAGTGCGACCGCGAGGAGGTGCTGTTCGCCTACGACTACGACGGCGAGCGGCTGCCCGACGACCACGGCGGGCCGCTTCGAGTCGTCACGCCCCACAAGTACGCGTACAAGGGGGCCAAGTGGGTGACCGGCGTGGAGTTCCTCACCGAGCCCGAGCGCGGGTACTGGGAGAAGCGGGGGTACTCCGACACCGCGAACCCGTGGGACGAAGAGCGATACAGCTAG
- a CDS encoding PRC-barrel domain-containing protein, with product MPSDTTPVTDLASKEVFTADGARVGRVTDVLVDLEADAPVALALSDVVEGTVGGLPAGAAGVRVPFRLVRGVGDVIVLRSAAHEAALPLPGGHDDGPQGGDAADPRDGGRAGNRADTADTADDGDAPAGDDPIV from the coding sequence ATGCCATCCGACACCACGCCGGTGACGGACCTCGCGAGCAAGGAGGTGTTCACCGCGGACGGCGCGCGCGTCGGCCGGGTGACCGACGTACTCGTCGATCTGGAGGCGGACGCGCCGGTCGCGCTCGCGCTGTCGGACGTCGTCGAGGGGACCGTCGGCGGGCTGCCCGCCGGCGCCGCCGGCGTGCGCGTTCCGTTCCGGCTCGTTCGGGGCGTCGGCGACGTGATCGTCCTCCGCAGCGCCGCGCACGAGGCCGCGCTCCCGCTTCCCGGCGGCCACGACGACGGACCGCAGGGTGGCGACGCCGCCGACCCACGGGACGGCGGGCGCGCGGGCAACCGGGCCGACACCGCCGACACCGCCGACGACGGGGACGCGCCGGCCGGCGACGACCCGATCGTCTGA
- a CDS encoding DUF5798 family protein: MGFGSTAKKLQTVADLAEKLYTKVNEIRERVEAMQGAVQSTEQRVETLERDLAQQRAIVEAIAEAQDIDVDAVVAEVTDERNAEEADEAGTAEDTSGTDNTASAGTDESSGTDDTPGAGA, encoded by the coding sequence ATGGGATTCGGAAGCACGGCCAAGAAGCTCCAGACGGTCGCCGACCTCGCCGAGAAGTTGTACACGAAGGTCAACGAGATCCGCGAGCGCGTCGAGGCGATGCAGGGAGCGGTACAAAGCACCGAACAACGAGTCGAAACGCTCGAGCGTGACCTCGCACAGCAGCGCGCCATCGTCGAGGCGATCGCGGAGGCACAGGACATCGACGTCGACGCGGTGGTCGCGGAGGTCACCGACGAGAGGAACGCCGAGGAAGCGGACGAGGCGGGGACCGCCGAGGACACGTCGGGGACGGACAATACCGCCAGCGCCGGGACCGACGAGAGTTCCGGAACCGACGACACCCCCGGCGCAGGCGCCTGA